A stretch of DNA from Petrotoga sp. 9PWA.NaAc.5.4:
TCTTCTTGTAAAGATTCAAAGTAAGTGTTTATTCTAAGAATTAAGCTTATTTTTTCTTCGTTAGTAAGTTTTTTAACTTTGTCTAAGTTCTTTCCTTGTAACAATAATTCTTTCGGATTTGGTAATTCTACCTTATTTTCTAAAAAGGATATGAAAGTTCTTGCTGCTTCAGAACCAACTATTGAAGCGGCAATGACGTAACCATAACTTTTTATATCTTCTTCTGTCATATACGATAAAACATTGGCTAATTTGTACCAACTTCGTGGACTTGGTCTTAAATTTAATCTCATAGAGACCATATTGTCAGAAGAAAGATATTCAGGATATTCTTTTATAAAAGATGTTATTCTATCTACTATCCCCATTTCTTTAGACCAATCTAACCAGTCATTTACATCGGGAGATAATTCTAAATGAAAAAATCGTGACATAAAAGCAGGGTCTGTTATTAAATCTACTTGATCATATTCTTCATCGGGGGGATTAGCAGCACCCATAATCCAAGCTCCATTTGGTAAAATATGGTTGTGTATTCTTCTATCTATTAATAGTTGCATGATTGCGTTTCTTATTGATCTATGAGCTCTATTGACTTCATCAATCATGATTATTACATTGTCTTTTTCTGGCCACCAATCTGGTTTAAGGAAAACTGTCTTTTCTGAAGATTTTGATGGAAGTCCAATTAAATCTCCAGGTTCCATTTGAGATATTATCAAAATTATTAATTCTCTGTTGGTTTCTTGGGCTATTTCTCTCGCAATGTCTGTTTTTCCTGTACCGAAATGACCCCAAATCAGGGGTACTTCGTGTGCTTGCATGATTTTTTTTGAAAGATACTTAACTGTTGATGGTTTCAAGGTTGTCCTCCTTTCTTCAGTCTTTCTTTTTATTTTGGACGATCGTATAGATGGTCTCTACATAATTTTTGAATTGTTTTGCTTTTGCGTTTTAAAATCTTTCTTGTGCTGGAATCCTGTAATCACTGCCTGTTTTTATAATTAAAGGATAGGTTTCGTTATTTGAATCTACAAACTTTCCAACTCCTAAAATTCCTTCATCTTCAAGAATCTCGAATGAATTTAGATGTTCCTGGTTGTTTTTGCCGTATATTCTTTGATCAATAAGTATTCCATTTTGGTTGACAATCTTCAAGAAAATATCGTAATCTGGCCAAGTTTCGACAGTTACTCCCATTAGATATATTTTATCATTATAATATTTCATATCCTCTATTCTTGACAATGCCTTTATAGATTGGGTTTCAAAGAATAATACATCTAAGTTATTTTGATTTTTGATATCTTTGGAAACTTTCATAAAAAAAGCTTTCCATTCTTTTTGATTCAAAGTAGATAAATATCCTCCTATATATATGTTGCCTTCTTTATCTTTTAACAAACTTTTGGGATATTCATGATAGACTGAACTTCCGTATTCATCGTAAAATAGAAGAAATCCATCTTTAGAATATTCTAAAAATAGTAAATTATTTTCTTTTTCGAGATTTGAATTAGTTCTACCTACAGCTATTATGCTATTGCCGTTATCAATAATGTCTATTATTTCTTCTTCGTTTTCTCTTCCATATATGTGTTCCCATATAGTATTACCAGAAGTATTAAATTTCCCAATATAAGCCTGTTGGTTGTTGTTTATGGTTATATGACCACCTACTGTGTATTCATTTAAACCATACGTAATTTTGTTTATTTCACCTTGATAGTTTAAGATTTTTGACCAATTCATAGAGCCGTTTCTGGAAATATTGACTATATAAGGTTTTCCATTTTTGCTTCCAACTACAGTAAAAGTGTTGTTAATATATTCAAAATCATTCAGTCGTATGTTCCCACTTTCTATGAAAGTTTTACTTTTTATTTGTCCTTGTGCATCCATATAATAGATATAATATTGATTAGAATTTTCTGCAAGCACAGCATATTCGTTTGAACTTAGTTTTTTTATCTTTTTAAAAACAACATTTTTTTCATCTAAGACGTTAATAAAAGCATTTGATGTAACTTTTCGAACTTTTTCTTCGGAAGAAATATAGTCTATAAAAGGAACTTGCGAATAGTTATAACCCGAAGTTAAATAATTTATCGAATCGTTATCTTTTTTAAACATAATAAAAATATTATATACAAAAGTGAAAGCAACAATTCCACAGATTCCGAAAAATACGATCTTTTTAAACACTATAACTTCCTCCAATCAACGAAACGCTCAGCATCAAGTTTTTACTTAATTAATATCTTTACTTTTTATACTTAATGTTATAGGAATTAGGATCTTGCCACGTAAAAAAACATCGAATATTCATTTTTAGCTTATTTTTTAATTCATTTTGTAATTCAGGTGTTAAATAACCTGACAGATTATGAAAAGCATAAATCTCTATTTCTTTTATTTGTTCTTTTTTAATTTCTTTTGAAATATTTTCAAGTTCTTTTAATAATTTTCCAA
This window harbors:
- a CDS encoding AAA family ATPase; translation: MKPSTVKYLSKKIMQAHEVPLIWGHFGTGKTDIAREIAQETNRELIILIISQMEPGDLIGLPSKSSEKTVFLKPDWWPEKDNVIIMIDEVNRAHRSIRNAIMQLLIDRRIHNHILPNGAWIMGAANPPDEEYDQVDLITDPAFMSRFFHLELSPDVNDWLDWSKEMGIVDRITSFIKEYPEYLSSDNMVSMRLNLRPSPRSWYKLANVLSYMTEEDIKSYGYVIAASIVGSEAARTFISFLENKVELPNPKELLLQGKNLDKVKKLTNEEKISLILRINTYFESLQEEDMMQILNNTDQKAIAENIKRLSEIVPKDALFSILRFLNEMIEKNKGLKKAFYDKLLEEIAITLGDSSWMEGI